In Candidatus Eisenbacteria bacterium, a single genomic region encodes these proteins:
- a CDS encoding heavy-metal-associated domain-containing protein, giving the protein MKRANLPSEGEPESGSGLLAGDEGPPRAAHGSIEEENEARVRLSVRGMTCAACALAVEKALRSVPGVRSAVVNAAAGAAAVRFDAARAKLPA; this is encoded by the coding sequence ATGAAGAGAGCAAACCTCCCTAGCGAAGGGGAGCCCGAATCGGGAAGCGGGCTTCTCGCCGGGGACGAGGGGCCGCCCCGCGCCGCGCACGGATCGATCGAGGAGGAAAACGAGGCGCGGGTTCGGCTCTCCGTGCGCGGGATGACCTGCGCCGCTTGCGCGCTCGCCGTGGAGAAGGCTCTACGCTCCGTCCCGGGCGTCCGGAGCGCGGTTGTGAACGCCGCCGCGGGAGCGGCCGCGGTCCGTTTCGACGCCGCGCGCGCGAAGCTTCCCGCG